Genomic segment of Pirellulales bacterium:
CAAATCCGCACCGCGGCCGCCCGCATGCGCGAATCGGCGTAAGGCGCCGGTTTAACTCCGCTAAAACGCGATTCTGGCTACAATGGACAAGGGAGGATTGACATGCCACTGCGCGACCACTTTCACCCGCCGGTCAACAAGAGAAGATCGTGGGAAGGCTTTCACGGCGCATGGCCCACCATGATCGTCATGGCATTGGTTCGCAAACTGCCGCCCCCCTATGTCGCCGAGCCGCGGGTCCGCCTCGGGGCTTTCTATGAGATCGACGTTGCATCTTTCGAAGAGCACGTGCCTTCCGGCTTGGGGCTGGAGGCCAGCGCCGCGGAAGGCGGCGTCGCAACCGCGGTCTGGGCGCCGCCCCAGCCGACCCTGGTCGTCACCACCGACTTTCCGGACCAGTATGAGTACGAAGTGCTCGTCTACGACACCACGGACGATCGCCGCCTGGTGGCTGCGGTGGAGATCGTCAGCCCGGCGAACAAGGACCGGCCCGCGCACCGGCGGATGTTCGTCGCGAAGTG
This window contains:
- a CDS encoding DUF4058 family protein, translating into MPLRDHFHPPVNKRRSWEGFHGAWPTMIVMALVRKLPPPYVAEPRVRLGAFYEIDVASFEEHVPSGLGLEASAAEGGVATAVWAPPQPTLVVTTDFPDQYEYEVLVYDTTDDRRLVAAVEIVSPANKDRPAHRRMFVAKCATLLAQGVCIAIVDLVTTRRFNLYADLLELIGHTEPSPAPEPPPLYAAVCRSRRERDVPRLEMWAHAFALGQPLPTLPLWLADNLAVPLELEASYEETCRILRIG